gcttccctgccccaggaaaggaaCGGCTGGGACCCAGACTCCAGCTGCATTGTGTCTAGTCGTGCCACATGAGGGTGTGAGACGCAGGGGAAGGGCACAGGAGGTGTATTCACACATctcaaggggggtgggggggctataTTTTGATCCATCAGCATGTTTGTTATGAGCTGGCATggtctagcccaggggttctcaacctgaaGGTCATAAACACCCTGCCCTTCCCagactgctggggtgggggggcctggcTAGATGGGAGGGGGGACCAGATGGGGTGCAAGCCAGTATGGTAAAGGTGAGAACCTCTGGTCTCGCAGACTGAATATGGGCCTGGAATCCAGGAAATTCAGGGTTCTACTCATGCCTTTGTCTTTTACTAGCTGGAAACAGAACGGCTCTCGTGTGTGTCACAAACTCTATGTCATGAACAGAGATTCGCCTTTAGCTCAAGTGCCTGGGGACTGGGCTCTTGGAGCAGGAGGGTCTGAATAGTGCCCCCACTGCTGTGAAATGCTGGGGGGCCGCAGGGCCGACCACAGAGGGGCTGACGGGCGACTCGCTGGGGGGTTACGGAAGGGCTGCAAAGTGGCTCTGACACTTGGATAAAAGGGGGCAATTAAAAACTGAAGGGCACTTGCCAAAAGCCCCGCCCATAACCTGGCAGAAATGAAGCGGGATGGGCTGGTGAGTCTGGCCTGAGACTCTGGATGCCTGGCTTCAGGTCCCAGCTCTGACCAGCCCCTGGGGGACCTTGGGGACATCAGATGGGGCCGGATTGTCAAAGGAGCTCAGCATGCCCGCCTGGAGCCAGAAGAGCTCAGCCCCCAGCGAGGCACCTGCACAAGGGCCAGTTGTGCCAAAGAGCTGACGACCCAGTGTGCTGGCTCTGATGCCTGTCCCTGGCCCTCTCTGCCCGCAGCCCCCTTGCAGGCAGAGGGAGGACGACACATCCTTTGTCtcatctctggggtggaagtgCCTTGGGGTGGGGAATGTCTCGTACTCCATgtgcagcccctggcacagcagAGCCTTGATCTCCAGGGGACCCCTGGGGCTACTGTCATCCAAACGAAGGACTGGGCCTTGAGAGAACAGGAAGTGGCCTTTGGCTGAGTGAGTCTCGCTCCGAGGTCTCAGTGGCAGAAGGTCCTGGTCCAGCGTTGGCTGTGGATCAGAGCAGACCcggagggaaaggaaggagcagGTGTGAGGGCCAGGGCTGTGTAGCCAAAGCACGGAAAACAAGGAGAGGCTTGGAGAGGCGAAGGGGCAAAAATTGGCTGAGAAACTGAAAAGCCCAAGTCCTGCCCctgcgggaggggaagggggagttttggaacagggctgggggaggatggGAAAGGGACGGGGGAGTGGAGATGCTGATGGGGGGAGCGAAGAGGCCAGAGACAAGGCCAAAGTGCTCCAGAGGAATGGTCAGTCATTGGGGAGGCCTGGGGGGCCCGCAGGGCGTCTTTCTGCTGTTACATGCCCCAGAGCCCCGTCGGGGGAAGGCAAATGAACCCAGCCGCTAGCAACGACTCCTGGACATGCCCTGACATCTGCGCCTGGCACCAGAGACCCATTCCAGGGAGCACGGGTCAGAAATCCGGGTGCCTTCCTCCAGGCCTGCAGCACGTCTGAGGGGTCCTGCTGCCTGGCCCCCAGCAGGCTGAAACTTCCCTCCAAAGCGAGTCATGGGAAAAGCTCTCTCCACATAAAAGTCACCCCAGGGGCAACAACCCAACAacccccagccagctcctgtcGTCCTGAGTGTGCTGGGAAAGTCAGCTCTGCTCAAGGCTGGGCTACATCAATGTAAACCCCAACAGGCTGGAGAGGGCAGGGCGCCCCTGCAGGGACTCCCGGGGTCCCACCCACGCGGGGAGCAGGCAGGAAGGGGTCCCTGTAGGACTGCTGGCCCCAGGCCCTGGTCACCTGGAAGAGAAAGGGGCGGTGGGGCTCCGCACCATGGGGCGCAGCTTCCCCGGGGCCAGAGGGCTTTGGCCCAGGTCAGGTGAGAGCGAAACCAGAGCAAGACACCAGTTCGCAGACAGGCGCGGGGGCTTTCTCCAGCCCGTTTGCAGCTCGGTTGGGAGCTCCGAGTCCAGGCCGCTCAGCACCCGAGGGAAAGCCCTGGCCCGAGCTGCCCACGCCCGGCTGCCAGTGCGGGGCGCTTACGGCTGGGCCCCGAGGGGAGGATGATTTCCAGGCGCCTCCTGGGGGCGGCGATGGAGGGAGAGAACAAGGAGCGATGTGCCGAGGTCCCTGCGataagccccagaccctgccccgcTCTATGTCCCGTTGAATGTTTTGTTCACATTGAAAACAATCCGGACTGCTCGGCAGGTCCTTGCGGAGTCGGGCGCCGGGCACCTTTCTAAGGCCCGCTCCCCCCATGGGATCGCTCTGCACCTTGGTCGGAATCCTGCAAGCACCAGACTCCGGACTGATTTCGGTTTTGCAGGACCCCGCCAACCCCGAGGTCTCGCCCCCGCGGCGGGCTTACAGCCGAACATTTCACAGCCCCCGCGCCCGCCAAGGAGAGACGTGGCTCGCTCTCGGTGAAGACCTACTTGCGAATGTGCCTCAACTTTGCTTTGCATAACGAAGGGGGACGCTGggagcagcccccccgcctggcCGCTGCATCCCGGCCCCCGGGAACCTCCCCGCCTCGCGCTCTGCAGCCGGGTAAAGAATCTTCTCGCTTGGAGGTGCCACCGAAAAAAGGGCCATAATGGAGCTCTTTGTTAGGGAAACGGGACAATTATATGCCAGTGAACAACCTAGCCATTAAAGAGAGTATTAAAGAGACAGGGTCGCATTTCACAGAGggctttttgggggtggggatcgAGTATAAACACTTTCAAATGTacctattttaaaagaaaaaatgatctAGGAGCCGTAGGTGTAGAGAGACACATGAgtacactccccccccccccagccctaatCCTCTCCCTCCATCTCCAGCTGTTAGATTAGCTAGACATGGCCCTGAGAGAACCATGCAGACtcagggcccagatcctgcaaggcGACCCTGTTCACTGCTCATCCCCCGTGCTACTCAGGCCAGGATCAGGCCTCACCTGAGCGCATGGACGCTGGTTCTGGCTCGCCAAAGGCACGTGCTTAACTTTCCTCCTGGATCTCCCAGTGCATCCAGTTAAGCACGTGCCCAGTctctgcagaatcagggcctaaatctgTGAAGAGTGGTAGAAATCCGACTTGTCACAACAGCGTCTCATCCCTACGGAGCTTAAGACAAAATATTCAAGGATATCTATCAAGCTTTAACCAGGCTGCTGGCAAGTTTGGGGGAGGGTGGTTATgtcaaaagaatttttaaatggcGATTTTTCGTACAATGTTGCCATTTGAAAAGGGTGGCGAAGGGAAGGGGGGTCTGTGGGAGGGTTTGCAGAACCAGGGAGAGCAGCGGAGAGCGACAAAAGCCAGCCCCAGAAAGCCGTAActcggccggggggggggccgaAGTGACTTTGCAGGCCGGCTGGGCTGAGCTCTGGCTGCAGCTAGACATTGGAGGCCAGTCGGGAGGACGGAAAAGCCCCGCTGGAGAAAACCCCCAAACGGCTGGTGAAATTCCGGCCGCTCTCCGGCCCCTGGAGCGGGCGGCGCCGGGTGTGCtcgccttgggaaagtttttctctgtgtgtgtgtgtgtgtgtgtgtgtgtgcgcgcgcgtgcccctggcgggggaggggcgctTCCGGCCAGAAGATCGATGTATCTGCACAATAATAATCGGGACGCTGATTAATAAGCAATTGCCCCTTTAAAGCGGCCAAGGCGAGGGGCGGCCCCCTGGCAGCTGCTCTCTGAGCTCCTTAGGCTGGGCTTGACCAATCCTGCCCCCGGGGCTGGTCCCTGCGTTTGAATCTGATTGGCCGCGAGGAAATTTTGGGAAGGGGCTTAGGGCCCGGGCCAGGCCGTTTCAAGGctccctgggggcggggagggaggagggggctgggctctgcgcgctccagggctgggggcccCCTTGAAACCGGCTAATTGGGGCTGAAGGGGGCCGGAGCCGCACAAAGGAGGGAGCTCCGGGACTCGGCCGgtctggctgcgggcagggcgcCCGGCGGCTGTCCCGGGACTCGGCTGCAGCCTCCGCAGCGCGAACTTCGCCGGGCCCAGGAGGGGCGGCTGCTCCGCGCggcgctcgctcgctcgcttGGCCCGCCCGGGTCGCGGGAGCTCGGGGAAGGCGGCGGCAGCGGCGGCACCATGCGCCCGTCCAGCGTCCTGCACCGCCTGGCCTCGCTGCTGCTGTGGCTGAACGTgctgggccggggccggggccagttCCACGGGGAGAAGGGCATCTCCATCCCGGACCACGGCTTCTGCCAGCCCATCTCCATCCCGCTCTGCACCGACATCGCCTACAACCAGACCATCATGCCCAACCTGCTGGGCCACACCAACCAGGAGGACGCGGGGCTGGAGGTGCACCAGTTCTACCCGCTGGTCAAGGTGCAGTGCTCGCCCGAGCTCAAGTTCTTCCTGTGCTCCATGTACGCGCCGGTGTGCACGGTGCTGGAGCAGGCCATCCCGCCCTGCCGCTCCATCTGCGAGCGGGCGCGCCAGGGCTGCGAGGCGCTCATGAACAAGTTCGGCTTCCAGTGGCCCGAGCGCCTGCGCTGCGAGAACTTCCCCCGCCACGGGGCCGAGCAGATCTGCGTGGGGCAGAACCACTCGGAGGACGGCGGCTCCCCGGCGCTGCTCACCAGCCCGGCGCCGCTGCCCGGCCAGGGCACCCCGGGCGCGCCGCGCTACGCCACGCCGGAGCACCCGTTCCACTGCCCGCGGGCGCTGCAGGTGCCCGGCTACCTCAACTACAAGTTCCTGGGCGAGAAGGACTGCGCGGCGCCCTGCGAGCCGGCCCGCGGCGACGGGCACATGTTCttcagccaggaggaggtgcgcTTCGCCCGGCTCTGGATCCTGGTCTGGTCCGTGCTCTGCTGCGCCTCCACCTTCTTCACCGTCACCACCTACCTGGTGGACATGCAGCGGTTCCGCTACCCGGAGCGGCCCATCATCTTCCTCTCGGGCTGCTACACCATGGTGTCGGTGGCCTACATCGCCGGCTTCGTGCTGCAGGAGCGCGTGGTCTGCAACGAGCGGTTCCAGGAGGACGGGTACCGCACGGTGGTGCAGGGCACCAAGAAGGAGGGCTGCACCATCCTCTTCATGATGCTCTACTTCTTCGGCATGGCCAGCTCCATCTGGTGGGTCATCCTGTCCCTCACCTGGTTCCTGGCCGCCGGCATGAAGTGGGGCCACGAGGCCATCGAGGCCAACTCGCAGTACTTCCACCTGGCCGCCTGGGCCGTGCCGGCCGTCAAGACCATCACCATCCTGGCGCTGGGGCAGGTGGACGGGGACCTGCTGAGCGGGGTCTGCTTCGTGGGGCTGCACGGCCTGGACCCGCTGCGCGGCTTCGTGCTGGCCCCGCTCTTCGTCTACCTCTTCATCGGCACCTCCTTCCTGCTGGCCGGCTTCGTCTCGCTCTTCCGCATCCGCACCATCATGAAGCACGGCGGCACCAAGACCGAGAAGCTGGAGCGGCTCATGGTGCGGATCGGGGTCTTCAGCGTCCTCTACACGGTGCCCGCCACCATCGTCATCGCCTGCTACTTCTACGAGCAGGCTTTCCGCGAGCACTGGGAGCGCAGCTGGGTCAGCCAGCACTGCAAGAGCCTGGCCATCCCCTGCCCGCTGCACTACGCGCCGCGCATGGGCCCCGACTTCACCGTCTACATGATCAAGTACCTCATGACCCTCATCGTGGGCATCACCTCGGGCTTCTGGATCTGGTCCGGCAAGACCCTGCACTCCTGGCGCAAGTTCTACACCCGCCTGGCCCACAGCCGGCACGGCGAGACCACGGTGTGAggcgggccggggccgggggcgagggggggagtATTTAAAACCAACTCTTTGGATTCGAATCTAACCCGCCTTCCGATGTTAGGGTTCTGAACGTCCACGGTGCCTTGTAATTAGACCTGTAAATAGCATTTGTAAATGGAATTtatatatttctatttaaaaaccaAACGAAACCCGCAGAGATCCGGAAGCTCttggggcggggcggagcggcgcggctcggcccggcccggcccggctcgccgCCTCTCTTCGGTCCTAAAGCGTCgggcttttttccctttctcgGCCTTGGCAAGATCTCCCCTCTAAATGGAGCCATAGAGACGGATTTTCTGTTTGTGTTGGCTGTGGGGGGACGTTTTCAGCTGAACTTCCATAAAAGCCAGACCTGTAATCGCTTTTCCCCTGATGAGCACAGTATGGAAGCTCTTCTGTATTAAAGGCAGACTtcggtttgtgttttttttttttttttttttttaaagtatccatCTCCCTCTTTTCCCTCTTTTGGAAGTTTACcaagaagttgtttttttttaatatgaagagACTTATGAAGGGGCTGCCTCCCCTTTTTATCCCAGCAGCTGACTTGAGCGGGGTGGCCTGGTTCTGAGGATCTGGTAATGGTTTTTGCTAAGGCTTTTCTGCCCAACTGGAGACTCCAGTGAAAGGCACATGGGATTGATTCATGAAGAAAGCACACCCCAGTTCAGCCCTTTTATCAACCCCCTTCTTTAACTTCCACCTGAAAACTACTTCTCTGGCACTGTACATGTCTCTGTCCCCAAATGCTGTGTACAGAGGTTTCTAAACTACCTGTCCTTAGTAAGCAGTCTGCTCTTTGCAAGTACAACTGAgtttaaaaaccaacaaaaccccaaaccctactTCTAAGGGTTTTCTCCTAACTCAAGAGCTGTAATCCAAATTATAAAACCTTAGCAACTGCCATTCAAGATTTTTGTGGTGTGGTGCTCTTTCATTCAGGTAGGCATCATTTTAAGCAGTAAGTGGGTTGGGAAGGATCTTTTTACTTatttgggaggtgtgggggggaaggggagtgaatCTCATTTTAAAGTTACTgcttgcaaacaaacaaaagcccagAGGGTTCCTGTTCCTCTACAGTGTTTGCTGATGTGTTCTGGAATCCTATATCTGAAAACTCCTAGAAAGTTTAACAGATTTTTCTGTGAAATAAAGGTGGAGACTCTCTCTGATGATTCCTTGTTTGGCAGTGAAGTGTGGGGGAAATGCCTGTTGCAGAATTCTTAATCAGGCCTCTtccaacttttttatttttaatttccaggATTGGCCAAtgtgttacttttcttttttaattctaaAAGTCTTTTGTGGCTTACTGCACAAACCATCCTCCATGGAGGAGAATATTTAGAaccagcttttaaaaacaaacaacattctGCCCCTGCGTACTTTAAACTTTGTCCCTAATAACTACAGGATTAGAGAGGGAAGCACTAAAATTAAATATGTAGACCCTGCCCCCCATCAATGAATGCTGGCTTCAGTCCTGTTTTTCACTGATTGTAGAATGTATAAATGTTATCCATTTGTAAGGTTTTTAATTCTCTATCTTTTTATACTGTTTAAGGGGAAGGGACTTGGATTGATTTGTTTGCTACTACATCAAATATACTTTAGTTTGACAGCCTGCCTCTGTGTTTTGGAGAGGAACTGGGAGAGGGAGAACATAAGGGTGCAAATCAGAAGACATTCTAATGAACTGTACTGGTAAGAGGAATATTGATACAAAATTCCTTACCTCCTaggcttaaaaacaaaaacaaaccccatgAATGCTAGAAATAATCGGTTCCTAACTTGAACTTTTCTTAATTTTACTGGTAGATTTCAGATCCTTTGGGCTGAAAATCTGGTTTGATCAAAATCAACAAATATTGACTTCCCTCCTCGCAATTCAGTGTCTCACTGCTaactgaaaaggaggacttgtggcaccttagagactaaccaatttatttgagcatgagctttcgtgagctacagctcatgctcaaataaaatggttagtctctaaggtgccacaagtactccttttctttttgcgaatacagactaacacggctgttactctgatcaCTACTAACTGGAGTCTGTTCTCAAAACCGCTTTAGTTAAGGAGTAATGTGTATGGCCTGATTCTGTTTACTTTAACTTGCCATCTACTCGACTGTAATTATAATGTAGCTCAGTATATAAGATCATAGCTAAAACATCACAAAGCTGGGGTAGGATGCAAAGAGTTAAACTGCAAAATTCATGTGTCTCTGCTATAGATTGTGGGGAGGAAAACACCCCTTAGATCTGGTTTAACTTTCCAGGGGCAAAtgggggaaatgttttttttttttttttttccccttcccttggtGGTTTGGAAAATGGCTCGTAAGAACAGTCTCAAGTATTTAAAAAGTAAACCTTTTGCTTGCCTGCTGCTTCTATACCTACCTCCCATGGGGTGTTGGCTCCCCCATCTCCTAAACCTTTCATAGGGTTGTAACATTTTTAATCAAGATGATTCTGATTTACTGATCTTCCTCCCCTGCAGGGGGAAGAATGCCCAGGGAGACACGTAGATGCCAGCTGAcgaaggggcggggggtgttggGAAGGGTAAATGTTCACCCCTGTATTTGATTTAACCTAtttaatccctcccccccccccccagcctgaagaGGACTGTAGAAGGGAGTTTGGGAACATGCTGTAATCGCATGTGAGCTTGTTTCAAACACCAAAGTAAGGAGTAAGTGGGGGGAGACCGTCCTAAAGGGAACCAGATGGGAGTGGTAAGCTGTGAACATGTGTCCTGTATCAAACTGGCCTGCTAGATAAAGGAGAAATACATTCCAGCTGTCTCTTGTGCCCTGGTCATTAttagagagggagagggagggtgggTCACTCCTGGAGCCAAGGCTAGACCTTCCTGCATACATGTGCCTTAGATGGTTCTCTGCTGAGCCAGTACAAGTAAATCCCTTGCCGAAGAGCTGGACTATTGATCTGCATGGCCAAGACGTGACCAGTGATTCTGGGGGGCCTGAGGTCCagacccaccctctgaaaatgggggggggggcctatCAGGTGTCTTCCATGAGCCACCCAAACCCACCAGCTCCTTCTGAAAATCCTACTCTGAGCTTTGAAGGTGCAAATGCCAGTTAAAGGGAATGTCTTAAAATCAGCTCCTCCTTTAAGAGGCAGGCAAGGCTCTGTGCTGCTGACACCCGAACATGCTAAAGAATGTAGCTCTTTGCTCTGCATTAGGTGTCAGCCGTATCCCTGGCTGTGGGGCGGGAAAGGCAGCACCCCCAGGGCCTGGAGCCTGCTGTTGACAGACAAGgagtcttcccattcactccTTGAAAATGTCTGTATTTGTGCACTTTGAAATCAGCCTTGCTAATCAGCTGAGCTCCCCAGCAGCTGTTTCGTGCTACTCTGTTGTAGGAAGGCATTTCAGTTTACCCCTAAGAAGATAGATTACACCCAACCCTGCTGGAACACCCTTCTTTTTCACAGACAAAATGTCCTGTGCAAATCactaggggaggaggggagaggcccTCTTCCCCAAGGATCGCAGGATCTGTGTGTGCGAAGCTTTCCAGTGCCCTAGCTTAGAAAAAGAGACCCTGGAAGGGCTGTTACTTCAAAAAGTTTGCATTGTGCTACCTTCTTTGTGATCTTTACCGCACTGGCCCCTGCAGCCTTCTCTTGGGGTTTGGCTAGAGGGCTTCCTAGTGAATTCATTTGTACCACTCTGGCCAGATTTCCACCCCACAAGAACTCGGTGCCTGTTATCAGTGGGTGTTGCAGGGTGGTGAGTCCTGCTGAAAACCTGACCCAAAGATTGTAGGGCTGAGAAGGAAGCAGCTTCATTCAGTCCTTGCTTCCCAGTTTTCTGTAAACGCTTCTCTTGTTCTAAGGCTCTCGGGCATCTCATTTTAACCAAATAATTTGTATCATTCTTTATGGAGTTGCAGTTTGCCATGGACCCTACCTTGTAACTAAATACCAGGGCCTTTCACATGGTGGTTTTTAAGGTTAGAGTTGAATTGGATGGCTTTTTAATGGGAATgggggagggtttttttcccaGTTAAGTGTGGAAAGTTGACAGACTGGCTTTGAAATGGagattcccttcccccccccccaactctcaaGAAAAGCCAAAGTCTGTTTAATGCATTAAACATCCCAGCTGTTGTAGAGAAGGAAAAGACTAGAAAGTTTCATCTAGTCAAGGAAGAAACATCCCCGGGTTCAGTGGGGGGAGCGGGTTGTTCTCTCTGCTATAAATGCTCATCCCAGTCcaggaattattttaaataaataaattcctttGCACCAGACTGGAGACTGCCCAATCATGCAGACAAAAAGCCCTTCTTTAAATGACTCAGTTACGAATCAGTGCTCAGAGGAGCATGAGGCAATCTGAGCTGCTTAACAAACACACAACTTTTTTCCAGACAGGAAAAAGCTGGCTCTGGGCAAGGAGAAAACAGCCCCCAAAGTGAATTTGACAGCGAAGTAAGCAGCTGAAAAAGGGGTCGGGGTGTGGGTGAGTGAGATAAAGGGAAGTTGGGATTCAACCCTGACTACCTAGGATTTTGGTTCATGCTCCCTGTCACGGCATCAATAGGCTTACATCGAGGCCCTCTACCTGTCTCCTGTAGGGCTCCAGTCCTGCAGGCTCCCCCCACTTCAAGGGGGTTCCCCCCATGGACGCAGGGGTCTGAGCCTGTGCAGCAGGGACTGAGGCCTATCTGGATCCACCCGTTGTTAAGCTGATCTGGGAACTGAAATAAAGAGTGGTCTCTGAAGCAGCAAATGCCCAGTGTTGGTGCTTTAACAAATAACAGCCCTGGGccagccaggggaggggaagggggctctTACTTGTTGGATGGGGGATGCAGCATGTGGAGGGGGGGGATGCTCCATGCGCTGTGTGTTGCAGAGAGCAGGGACGGTGCCTGCAGTCCGGCAGAGGTGGGGTCCCTTTGATGTGAACTAATTAGGCCTGCAATGTTTTCACAGCTGGCCTAgtgtggctgggctctgtggaAGTCAATTAAAGTGCAGCTCCAACCCCCACTTCCCAATCAAACACCCTGCCTGATACCAGGCCCCCCCGCAGGTCCCCAGAGAACCTCCAACTCGTCACACAGTGGCTTGTGATGAAGGAAACTAGCCACGGGAGAGGAGAGACCCAGCAGGGTTTTCTAGGGCTGAATATTTGAATCCAGATAATGATGTAAAGTGTACCTTTTTATCTAATCCTGGGGAGGGAGGTATTGTGTTCTTAAAGCGatgggctcaggctgaggggaGCGCTAAGGAGCTAATCGATATCCCAAAGTGGTGTAGAGCAGAAATCCTGCTCCAAAGAGAAGGCCGCGTATCTATTGGTCATAACCCCGTGGTAGCAACTCGTCACCGGCTCACACTGGGCCTAGAACCTTTTCATGAGTTCTGGTTTTTTTAGTTACAAAAGTGTGATTGTCTTTaagttacgtgtgtgtgtgtgtgtgtgtgtgtgtgtgtgtgtgtgtgtgtaaaccaaTAAATACGTTCCCCAATGTGCTCAGGATCGTTTCGTGCTTCTCTAACTCTCGGCTGCTGGGGGGCTGTAACAATCCCCTGGTCTGAAGCAGCGACTGGTCCGGTGCGTGGCTTGTGCTACCCTGAAAAGCCCCAGCCCTGCAACCTCTTCAGCCGGCAGGTCTCTTTGGGCAGGAGCGCAGCCTCGCTGAAGCTGATGGAGCAGCTTCATGAGCAAAGTTCTGTGTGAGTTTAAGGGCTTATTCAGCCTGGGAAACCGAGCGGTGGAGCTAGAGCAGCCTGCCTAGGGCTCGGCTGTAGCTGTGCTGGTGTAACCTGGGTCGTTATTGTGCTCCACCTACGCTGGGTAATTACCCTGTGTAAACAAGCGCTAAGTGTTTGTGTGCAAGGTTGGCGCTTTGTGCTTGTGATACCCCCCGTGGCGGTATAAATAAAGTTAGTCTGTGTAAGTGTTTCCAGGATCGTGGCCTGTATTTGTGCAACaaatccctcctcttcccccacaaagCAATCTCCTACGGAGCGAGATCTAGCTATTCCTACCTATCTGTGCCCGAAGTAGCTTGAATAGCAGGGCCTGAATGGTAAACTTACGATGCGTTTCCAAAACCCATGTCTCCGAGGTAAACTGCAGCAATCTACTCCGCTGGGTCAATTCTCCCCTCCTGCCGTGGGAATGCGCTCTCTTTGGTGTAATGAGCACTTGATCCAAGGCTCAGTGAAGCCAGTAACAGTCATTGCTGCCTTTGGATGTGGGAAATTCACATCCCTGGGGCTGAGCGCTCAGTCCCGTTGCCATAGCAAGTtcatttggcttcagtgggagtgggaTCTGGCTCAGAGCATTGGAGAGAGACCAGGCTCAAAGGATCAAATCCATCACAAATTGAATTCTGTTCCTAGGTTCattgattctaaggccagaatggaccatggtgatcatgtcagctgacctcctgcatagcacaggccagagaacttccccacaataattcccagagcagagttTTTAGAGAACCATCCATCTCGCTTTAAAaagtgccagtgatggagaatctaccaggACCCTTGGTagattgctccaatggttaattactctccctgTTAACAAATGACATCTtggttccagtctgaatttgtctagcttcaacttgcagccacTGGATCGCGTTAGACCTTtgctggattgaagagcccattatcaagtaTCTGTTCCCCAGGCAgctacttataaactgtgatcacaTCACAGTGATTGAGCTTCTTGAGCCTCTCAATGTAAGGCAGGGTTTCTAATCCTTTGGTCATTCTCACGGCTCCTCAccgaaccctctgcaatttagcaacatccttcttggattgtgggcaccagaactggacgcaatattccagcagtggtcacacctgtgccaaatacaaaggCCTCTGCTAGTCAAGATTCCCTGTTTAGGCATCCCAGGCTggcattagttcttttggccacttcacagtgggagctcatgttcagctgatttcccccccacccccaccccgaggtGCTGCTCCCCAGGatggagtcccccatcctgtaagtgtggcctgggttctttgttcctaggtgagTATGTTTACTTGTAGCCATATTCAAATGCATAGTTTGCCTTCACCCAGTTTACtaagcgatccagatcactctgtatcagtgatctgccctcttcattattcaCCATTCCCCcaatgtttgtgtcatctgcaaactttgtcagtggTGATTTAATGTTTACTTCCAGGTAATTAATAAAAATGGCAattagtgtagggccaagaactgatccctgctgggAACACACCCActtaatgatgattccccatttacagttgtgttttgagacctaccagttagccaatttttaatccatttaacgtgccatattaattttgtattgttctagttttctaatcaaaatgttgtgtggtaccatgTCAAATGCCTTACCGAAGTCTGAGGCCAGCTCTCCACTGGGAaattatgttggtataactaagTTGAATGAGTTAAACTGGCCTAACCTCCCTGGTATAGACAGCACTAAGTTGACAGGAGCCTTCTCCCATAGACCCGAGCTAGCGCCTCTCAGGGAGGAAGAATACCTATACCGAGGGGAGAACCCCTGTTCACCGAAGCAGTCCAGCGGTGCTGCTGGa
The DNA window shown above is from Natator depressus isolate rNatDep1 chromosome 27, rNatDep2.hap1, whole genome shotgun sequence and carries:
- the FZD2 gene encoding frizzled-2; translated protein: MRPSSVLHRLASLLLWLNVLGRGRGQFHGEKGISIPDHGFCQPISIPLCTDIAYNQTIMPNLLGHTNQEDAGLEVHQFYPLVKVQCSPELKFFLCSMYAPVCTVLEQAIPPCRSICERARQGCEALMNKFGFQWPERLRCENFPRHGAEQICVGQNHSEDGGSPALLTSPAPLPGQGTPGAPRYATPEHPFHCPRALQVPGYLNYKFLGEKDCAAPCEPARGDGHMFFSQEEVRFARLWILVWSVLCCASTFFTVTTYLVDMQRFRYPERPIIFLSGCYTMVSVAYIAGFVLQERVVCNERFQEDGYRTVVQGTKKEGCTILFMMLYFFGMASSIWWVILSLTWFLAAGMKWGHEAIEANSQYFHLAAWAVPAVKTITILALGQVDGDLLSGVCFVGLHGLDPLRGFVLAPLFVYLFIGTSFLLAGFVSLFRIRTIMKHGGTKTEKLERLMVRIGVFSVLYTVPATIVIACYFYEQAFREHWERSWVSQHCKSLAIPCPLHYAPRMGPDFTVYMIKYLMTLIVGITSGFWIWSGKTLHSWRKFYTRLAHSRHGETTV